ACTTACGTAGTCCAGTTTATCGCAGGTTTTTCTAAAAACTAAGGTCAAACCTTCCACTTTCAGGAGTTTTTTGTGTTCTTCCTTTACGTCAAGGCAGAGTTTTTCGAGCCACGATTCATCGGGAAGGAGAACCAAGAAAGGCTTTCCCGAAGGTCTCCTGATTTTGTAGAGTCTTTTTACCGCTTCTTCGTTCGTCGCATCTGCAAGTATGCCGTACAAAGTATCTGTAGGAGCTACAATTATCCCGCCTTTTTTTAGAATTTCTACCGCTTCTTTTAGGGCTTCCTTAGAGGCTTTTAAGATCATTTCTTTTTAGAAAGATACATCAATGGGTTGTAAAGGTTGCCCTGTTTGTCCCTTATTTCAAAGTGCAGGGCACACCTTCCCTCATCTGGTTTTATCCCCACGTATCCAATGGTTTCGCCCTTCTTGACTTTTTGATCGGCTTTTACGGTATTCCTCTCGTTGTAAGCATATACGGTCGTGTAAGTTCCGTGATCTAAGATAACTATATTCCCGTAAACG
The genomic region above belongs to Aquifex aeolicus VF5 and contains:
- a CDS encoding L-threonylcarbamoyladenylate synthase yields the protein MILKASKEALKEAVEILKKGGIIVAPTDTLYGILADATNEEAVKRLYKIRRPSGKPFLVLLPDESWLEKLCLDVKEEHKKLLKVEGLTLVFRKTCDKLDYVSKGTLAVRLPQKGFIRDLLSELKKPVVAPSVNPEGKKPAESVEEAYNYFGNKVDLYIDAGVIKGEPSTILDLTEGVKILREGKVKKEEIEKILNRKL